The following nucleotide sequence is from Nitrospira sp..
GCTGATGCCATGTTGTAGAGCAGGGCCGGGCGACCATAGCTCGGTGCCTCGGCCAACGTCACGTTGCGGGGAATCATCGTTTGGTACACGCTGCCCCCGAAATGCCCGCGAATCTGTTCGACGACCTGGCGGGCCAGCGAATTGCGCGCATCGTACATCGTGAGCACAATGCCCTCGATTTCCAACCCAGGGTTCAGCGACTGCCGGAGACGCTGAATACTCTCCATCAGCCGACCGAGGCCTTCCATCGCATAGTATTCGCATTGCACCGGGATCAACACTGAGTGCGCCGCGACCATTGCGTTGATGGTCAGAAGGCCGAGGGCCGGTGGACAATCCAGCAGAATGGTGTCGTAGCGGTCAGACACCTCAGCCAGGGCCTCTTTGAGACGCTGCTCACGGTCCTCCATATTTACCAGCTCGACCTCTGCACCGGCGAGGTGGGAATTCGCCGGGACAATCGACAACCCGTTCACTCCGGTCTGCATAGCCAGAGACTCAATACTCTCCTTACTAATCAAGGCATTGTAGATCGTCTTCGTGAGCGACATGGCGTCTACACCAAGCCCGCTCGTTGCGTTTCCTTGAGGGTCAATATCGACGAGGAGAACCGATCCTCCCTCGATTGCCAGCGCTGCGGCAAGGTTCACAGAGGTGGTTGTTTTCCCCACTCCACCCTTTTGATTTGCAACAGCAATGATTCGAGCCATGTAGTTCCCCTATCCACTCAAACAAAGATATGTGCGCCCCAATGTTCCACGTGGAACACCATCTCATCCCGGTGACTTTGAAAACACCGACAACACTCGATGCCCGTACTTAGCTGGAAGCTCATACTCGACTTCCTTAATCAAAGCAAGGTCGACAAGCTCAAAACTTCTAGGAACCTTCTCCGCACGGTACAAAACAAGCTTTCCGTCCTGCTTCAGAAGCGTCGACAGCGCCATGCCGAACTGATCCACCTTAAAGGCCCTCACGACGATGTAATCAAACCGACCCTGAGCATTTCCTCGGCCGGCATAATCTTCCAACTTGGCCGTCGTAACCGTCACGTTCTGCAGACCAAGCGATCCCACGACATACCGCAAGAATGCCCCTTTCTTTTCGCTCGGCTCGAGCAGTTCAACCAACAGCTCAGGCCGCACAAACTTGAGAGGAAGGGCCGGAAATCCAGCCCCGGCGCCAACATCAAGCAACTCAGTTTCATGATTAATATCAATGACTTTAAGGCCAGCAATTGAGTCAATAAAATGCTTCGCCAGGATCTCGCGATCATCGTCGATGGCCGTGAGATTGATGGCCTTATTCCACTTCTTCAGCTCGCCGAGATAGCGAAAGAAATAAGGGATAGAGAAATCGGGAATGGAGCTAGAGAGATCCGCTGCAAGGGACTGAAGTGATTTTGCGAACTGAATTTCGTCCTGTTCCACGTGGAACACTTACGCGAAAACAACCTGGGCGGTCAAGCAGGTTCTTCCCCACGAGAGGAACAAAGGCCACCGTACCTCTATTCACGCGATCTGGTACGTCCCTTCATGCCGATGGTTGCCGACGATGCCTCTCGATTGCAACCAACAGAAGTGAAATAGCGGCAG
It contains:
- a CDS encoding ParA family protein translates to MARIIAVANQKGGVGKTTTSVNLAAALAIEGGSVLLVDIDPQGNATSGLGVDAMSLTKTIYNALISKESIESLAMQTGVNGLSIVPANSHLAGAEVELVNMEDREQRLKEALAEVSDRYDTILLDCPPALGLLTINAMVAAHSVLIPVQCEYYAMEGLGRLMESIQRLRQSLNPGLEIEGIVLTMYDARNSLARQVVEQIRGHFGGSVYQTMIPRNVTLAEAPSYGRPALLYNMASAGAQAYLSLAKEFVVHGEKSPR
- the rsmG gene encoding 16S rRNA (guanine(527)-N(7))-methyltransferase RsmG; protein product: MEQDEIQFAKSLQSLAADLSSSIPDFSIPYFFRYLGELKKWNKAINLTAIDDDREILAKHFIDSIAGLKVIDINHETELLDVGAGAGFPALPLKFVRPELLVELLEPSEKKGAFLRYVVGSLGLQNVTVTTAKLEDYAGRGNAQGRFDYIVVRAFKVDQFGMALSTLLKQDGKLVLYRAEKVPRSFELVDLALIKEVEYELPAKYGHRVLSVFSKSPG